The Lampris incognitus isolate fLamInc1 chromosome 17, fLamInc1.hap2, whole genome shotgun sequence genome contains a region encoding:
- the prr35 gene encoding proline-rich protein 35, with product MSKEDGCKVTSACKHKERKPKKPHYIPRPWGKPYNYKCFQCPFTCMEKSHLYNHMKYSLCKNSLSLLIESDWPYKKGNILHPEQLRPLHQAHGLHATGKEETEQATATEERPRPRRAPEKEEEEEGDDRASRGAEDEEGGGVEGGEMAGLTRELSNGGVDREAVEGIKKSKRGESELLMADMFSLEEQLLRARSVEVEAQLKHYKLSKTCLAAPGLLSEQWRLLTTSHTKAKSEGGQPRVSSSIPCYPPPPNLVDYPDPTGLNLSVLGVGYPISPSLFSYVNSALPAAHSSMTAQTHAQLAQLPFLASAAQLMHPISGAHPHADRALLPSRLYYPFLCEHALGPTASQNDAGKGLKASTNSAEVSALPGYQPKVNLWKVPALRPGAAAGWVSPQRKSPEPGCRQGDKLQASARDGKAGWGIKRTGAPLGSHEAPVEKKPAMGFTFDLLKNMQNASPLAMATDKLLLQNSLQGAQLQTRPPEQWYAEPPSSPNSESSSLPSNQDATGPRTPAGEAPESVATLLGDLSKALQEYQEAERKIAHLEKEDLSGQGHLWEHLTKIRSELSHIHQALEQTARQSEGPLDLSVRRDPTDTVAQGEQGVREEGHPKDVTTETEEDDEEAEEEEEERDEEEEERERERSAKASLESRKQSLDMLIKMSQAGVSVVNTEVLSPTALSLRPSPADAVWPGRTTKCEADSSVLLCPDGRPVVFTDLPSSAKTPKRPPSIQRLEAQCPPSPLAATDS from the exons ATGTCGAAGGAGGACGGTTGCAAAGTAACGTCCGCCTGCAAACACAAGGAGCGTAAGCCCAAGAAGCCGCACTACATCCCCCGGCCGTGGGGGAAACCTTACAACTACAAATGCTTCCAGTGCCCCTTCACCTGCATGGAGAAATCCCACCTGTACAACCACATGAAGTACAGCCTGTGTAAGAACTCCCTCTCCCTGCTCATCGAGTCCGACTGGCCCTACAAGAAGGGGAACATCCTCCACCCGGAGCAGCTCCGGCCTCTCCATCAGGCCCACGGTCTCCATGCCACTGGGAAAGAGGAGACGGAGCAGGCCACAGCCACCGAGGAGAGGCCCAGGCCACGGCGTGCCCccgagaaggaggaggaggaggaaggagatgaCAGGGCGAGCCGGGGGGCGGAGGATGAAGAAGGAGGGGGAGTGGAGGGAGGAGAGATGGCGGGGCTGACAAGAGAGCTCTCCAACGGCGGTGTAGACAGAGAAGCAGTTGAAGGCATCAAGAAAAGCAAACGCGGTGAGTCGGAGCTCCTGATGGCAGACATGTTCTCGCTGGAGGAGCAGCTGCTGAGGGCACGCTCGGTGGAGGTGGAGGCCCAACTGAAACATTACAAGCTGTCCAAGACGTGTCTGGCTGCTCCTGGCCTACTGTCGgagcagtggcggctgctgactaCCAGCCACACCAAGGCAAAGTCTGAGGGTGGCCAGCCCAGAGTCAGCAGTTCAATTCCCTGTTACCCTCCTCCTCCCAACCTGGTGGACTACCCGGATCCCACTGGGCTCAACCTGTCTGTCCTTGGCGTGGGGTACCCCATCAGCCCCAGCCTCTTCTCTTACGTCAACTCAGCTCTTCCCGCCGCCCACAGTAGCATGACTGCCCAGACCCACGCCCAGCTTGCCCAGCTGCCCTTCCTTGCCTCAGCTGCACAACTCATGCACCCTATCTCCGGCGCTCACCCGCACGCCGATAGAGCCCTCCTCCCCTCCCGTCTTTACTACCCCTTCCTGTGTGAGCATGCACTCGGGCCCACAGCGTCCCAGAATGATGCCGGAAAGGGACTCAAAGCCTCGACAAATAGTGCTGAGGTCAGTGCCCTGCCTGGTTACCAGCCAAAGGTCAACCTGTGGAAGGTGCCGGCATTGCGGCCGGGGGCAGCAGCAGGCTGGGTGTCGCCGCAAAGGAAGTCCCCTGAGCCGGGCTGCAGGCAGGGGGACAAACTGCAAGCTTCAGCCAGGGACGGTAAAGCAGGTTGGGGAATCAAGAGAACTGGAGCGCCACTGGGGAGCCACGAGGCCCCAGTGGAGAAGAAACCGGCCATGGGTTTCACCTTTGACCTTCTGAAAAATATGCAGAACGCCTCACCTCTCGCCATGGCAACCGACAAGCTCCTCCTCCAGAACAG TCTGCAGGGTGCTCAGCTTCAGACTCGGCCTCCAGAGCAGTGGTATGCTGAGCCGCCATCCAGCCCAAACAGCGAGTCCTCTTCCCTGCCCAGCAACCAGGATGCCACGGGGCCACGGACTCCAGCAGGTGAAGCCCCCGAATCGGTGGCCACACTCCTCGGCGATCTCTCCAAGGCTCTGCAGGAGTACCAGGAGGCTGAGCGAAAGATTGCCCACCTGGAGAAAGAGGACCTGTCTGGGCAGGGCCACCTCTGGGAGCACCTGACAAAGATCCGCAGCGAGCTCTCCCACATCCACCAGGCGCTGGAGCAGACAGCCCGGCAGAGCGAAGGACCCCTGGACCTCTCCGTCAGGAGGGACCCCACAGACACTGTCGCCCAGGGTGAGCAGGGCGTGAGGGAGGAGGGACACCCTAAGGATGTCACCACAGAAACGGAAGAGGATgacgaggaggcggaggaggaggaggaggagagggatgaagaggaggaggagagggagagagagaggagcgcgaAGGCATCTCTGGAGAGTCGTAAACAGTCGCTGGACATGCTGATAAAGATGAGCCAGGCGGGCGTGTCGGTGGTCAACACCGAGGTTTTGTCTCCCACCGCTCTGAGTTTGCGGCCCAGTCCGGCCGACGCCGTGTGGCCCGGCAGAACCACCAAGTGTGAGGCCGACTCCAGCGTGCTGCTCTGCCCTGATGGCCGACCGGTGGTCTTCACAGACCTTCCTTCCTCCGCCAAGACCCCTAAAAGACCCCCATCAATACAGCGACTAGAGGCCCAGTGTCCTCCCAGTCCTCTGGCGGCGACAGACTCCTAA